Proteins from one Cicer arietinum cultivar CDC Frontier isolate Library 1 chromosome 3, Cicar.CDCFrontier_v2.0, whole genome shotgun sequence genomic window:
- the LOC101494257 gene encoding glycolipid transfer protein 1-like, with amino-acid sequence MEGSIFSPALEALEHVRSEDGKILTKPFLDVCKFVLPVLDKFGGAFSFVKTDIGGNITRLEGIYESDPSEYNFLHTIVLKEVEAKTEKSPPSCTNALLWLSRSMDFTVQLFSNLHEHEDWSMKHACSDSYNKTLKKWHSWLASSSFNVALNLVPDRKKFMEAIGTGDQISSDMEKFVTNFSSVLAENHKLLASVGMDSMKF; translated from the exons ATGGAAGGATCTATATTCAGTCCTGCATTGGAGGCGTTGGAGCATGTAAGGTCTGAAGATGGAAAGATTCTCACAAAACCTTTCTTGGATGTATGCAAATTTGTATTACCAGTTTTAG ACAAGTTTGGAGGAGCAttttcatttgtaaaaactgaTATCGGTGGTAACATAACC AGGTTGGAGGGCATATATGAGTCTGACCCTTCTGAATACAATTTCTTACACACTATAGTGCTAAAAGAGGTTGAAGCTAAAACAGAAAAGTCTCCACCAAGCTGCACAAATGCCCTACTATGGTTGTCAAG GAGCATGGATTTCACAGTACAACTATTCAGCAACTTACATGAACACGAGGATTGGAGCATGAAACATGCTTGTAGTGATTCATACAACAAAACATTGAAAAAGTGGCATAGTTGGCTAGCCAGTTCTAGTTTCAAT GTTGCATTGAACCTTGTTCCAGATAGAAAAAAATTCATGGAGGCTATTGGTACAGGGGACCAAATAAGTTCTGATATGGAAAAATTTGTTACCAATTTCTCTTCCGTACTTGCAGAGAATCATAAATTATTG GCTAGTGTTGGAATGGATAGTATGAAATTTTGA